The region CCGGGGCGCATGGCGCTGCCCGAGGGCAGATTCTCCACCGCCGGGATGACCCCCACCAGATTGATGGGCAGCCGTGACCGGGCCGCGGCCAGAAAGGTGCCGAGCACCGCCGCGGCGCCGGCCATGTCCATTTTCATTTCATCCATTTTTTCGGCCGGCTTCAGGGAAATGCCGCCCGCATCAAACACCACGCCCTTGCCGACCAGCGCCAGGGGCGGATCCTGCGCCTTGCCGCCCTGGTAGTCGAGCACGATCAGGCAAGGTTCGCGCACGCTGCCGCGCGCCACGCCGAGAAGCGCGCCGAAACCCTGCACCTCAAGTTCGGCGCGATCGATGACGGTGCAGGAAAAGCCTGCCTCCCGCGCGAGGCCCTGCGCCTGCTGCGCCAGATAGCGCGGTGATTTGACATTACCCGGCTCGTTGACCAGATCCCGGGCCAGGTAAACTCCCGCGGATATCGCCTGGGCATGAGTGACGCCCGCCTCGACGGCCGCGATGTCGGCCCCTTCCGCGACCAGATAACAGACTTCGCCCATGGCCGGCGGCAACTTGTCGCGCTTTTCGGTGCGATAGCGGTCAAAGCGGTAAGCCGCCTGCAGCAGACCTTCACTCAAGGCTTGAGCGACCTCGGCGCGCGCCGCCCCCTTGACCCGGACCTGCGCCAGATCAGTCGTCATCTCGGCAATGCGGCGCTGCTGCAAAAAAGCGCAGGCGACGGCAGCGGCCTTGCGCAACCGATCCAGATCAGCATCGGCTTCGCGTCCCAGCCCGACGAGCAGAATCCGCTGCGCCGCCAATCGTCCGCCACTGACGAGCAGCAGGGTTTCCTTGAATTCGCCGCGAAATTCCCCGGCTTGCACCGCCTGGCGCACCAACCCGCCAAGCGCCTCGTCAAGCTCACGCACCCTGCGGCCCTTGAGTTTGTCCTCAAAAACGCCGACCACCAGCGCCGCGCTTTTGCGCTTGAAGGGATCGGCTTTTTTTACTTTGAATTCCATGGTTCACCCTTTCCATGCCTCAGAAGGTAACCGCCGCCCATCCGCGGTTTTCGCTAATGACTTTAATCGAAACGACGCTCATTGCAAGAAAGATCCGGGGACAGGCGCCGGCGCCGGTTCATCCGGATTTTTGACATTTTCCCCCTGCCGGGTAAAATCCACAAATATCGCATTCCATTAGTAATTCTTTCCATCGATTCCCTTTCAGGAGGCCCGCAATGAAACCCTCATCCGTGCTGCAAACGCTCCTGGTCGTCCTGGCTCTCTTGCTGGTCGGCGCCTGCGCTCCCGCCACCCGGCCGACCGACACCCGCCACGTCACTCAGTATCGGGTACAGGACGGAAAAACCGGCATCACCGGGCAGGTGCTTTTCAAGGAAAGCGGCATGCCCTTGCGCGATGCCTACGTCAATGTCTATCCCGACACCCTGTCCAACCTGCTCGGCCCCTCCCAGTTCATTTCCAGCCCGACGGATGCCGAAGGGCGCTATCTGATCACCGACGTGCCTCCCGGCACCTATTATGTCGTCGCCCGCAAGCGCATCAGCGGCCAACCCACCGGCCCCCTGTCGCCGGGCGACTATTTCTCGGAGCACCAGCGCATTTCCACGGAAGTCGTCGCCGGCAAGCTGGCGGTGGTCGACCTGCCAGTGGTGCCCATCAAGGCACCGATGTTCTTCAAACGCTCCGTCGGCGAGCAGCGTACCGACACCGGCATCCGCGGCGTTCTCACCGACGAAAACGGCAAACCG is a window of Geoalkalibacter sp. DNA encoding:
- a CDS encoding leucyl aminopeptidase yields the protein MEFKVKKADPFKRKSAALVVGVFEDKLKGRRVRELDEALGGLVRQAVQAGEFRGEFKETLLLVSGGRLAAQRILLVGLGREADADLDRLRKAAAVACAFLQQRRIAEMTTDLAQVRVKGAARAEVAQALSEGLLQAAYRFDRYRTEKRDKLPPAMGEVCYLVAEGADIAAVEAGVTHAQAISAGVYLARDLVNEPGNVKSPRYLAQQAQGLAREAGFSCTVIDRAELEVQGFGALLGVARGSVREPCLIVLDYQGGKAQDPPLALVGKGVVFDAGGISLKPAEKMDEMKMDMAGAAAVLGTFLAAARSRLPINLVGVIPAVENLPSGSAMRPGDILTSLSGRTIEVLNTDAEGRLILADALTYVKRFNPRKVIDLATLTGACIIALGHHAAAVLGNDEDLVARLLDAGRRSGEKLWQLPLWEEYSGQIKSDIADVKNIGGRPAGTITAAAFLQKFAEGLAWAHLDIAGTAWEEKGEPWVPKGASGFGVRLLMTFLRKESALK
- a CDS encoding MSCRAMM family protein produces the protein MKPSSVLQTLLVVLALLLVGACAPATRPTDTRHVTQYRVQDGKTGITGQVLFKESGMPLRDAYVNVYPDTLSNLLGPSQFISSPTDAEGRYLITDVPPGTYYVVARKRISGQPTGPLSPGDYFSEHQRISTEVVAGKLAVVDLPVVPIKAPMFFKRSVGEQRTDTGIRGVLTDENGKPVPGSFAIAYVNDDIKRAPDFASTLTDQEGRFVLYLPKGGTYYLAARIHAWDMPRPGEPYGLYGNGEPKPLEVAEGQFIEGLRLVMRPFEGEYKPGKSRRPY